Proteins from a single region of Acidobacteriota bacterium:
- a CDS encoding helix-turn-helix transcriptional regulator, whose amino-acid sequence MIVATLVYMTRFENIGKALRLLREKKGKSQKELALAAGITSAMLSNYETGEKKPSLDSLGKIIEALDLHLGKFDDALDVVNDRPLRSQQFGYAANPAPGQAMGVDVKSFIGVEEDLPPDLEQGFAEMIHGFRQISRYMYRTAIRTGRGLP is encoded by the coding sequence ATGATTGTCGCTACATTGGTGTACATGACGCGCTTCGAGAACATCGGTAAAGCTCTGCGCCTCTTGCGCGAGAAGAAAGGCAAGAGCCAGAAGGAGCTCGCCCTCGCCGCCGGGATCACCAGCGCCATGCTGAGCAATTACGAGACCGGCGAGAAGAAGCCTTCCCTCGACAGCCTCGGCAAGATCATCGAAGCACTGGACTTGCATCTCGGCAAATTCGACGACGCTCTCGACGTCGTCAACGACCGTCCCCTGCGCTCCCAGCAGTTCGGGTACGCCGCCAATCCCGCCCCGGGGCAGGCGATGGGGGTCGACGTCAAATCCTTCATCGGCGTCGAAGAAGACTTGCCGCCGGACCTCGAGCAGGGCTTCGCGGAAATGATCCACGGCTTTCGCCAGATCTCCCGCTACATGTACCGCACCGCCATTCGCACCGGCCGCGGCCTGCCCTGA
- a CDS encoding DNA mismatch repair protein: protein MTAAPQPKSEAPPLPDLLSLEGGPGVDRDLLSEILELAFLGSEKAADLDRAMGDTGLPESRWDGRLFADDLFLADFVRESLTLAFDGHRYRVNERFLRRVLANPPTDLAAVEFRQQILGELVARPQLAEKARQLYRQLIVLVSMFKAPNSGARLDTVLFRLDILKQLRRLVGAMVDDFAEAQSGLRRLHEAGRATRASREFRILEALLDHHDRAARLRIDVDFGADGKIRDLRVAELLEDTANRFHHGFARRLWLRLKMALRGYRPDRVEILKRLVLRVYQDIAPALRPIVQVAGHLEVYLTALQFAESARQRGLEVCLPAMGGDALRLSGLFNPLLLARGETPTPNHLQAATATTTLITGPNSGGKTRLLQAVGLAQILAQSGLFVPAAEAQMPLVDGLFASLLHNAAADQSEGRLGTELVRIRTLFESVGSRSLVILDELCSGTNPSEAEDIIAMVLELLEELAPLALISSHFLDFVRRLEAAPPVPGLTFLQAEIDAADRPTYQFLSGVATSSLAAQTARRLGVTSEKLAALVQDQRTAKVPSEDSPCSAKPPAS, encoded by the coding sequence ATGACGGCGGCTCCCCAGCCCAAATCCGAAGCCCCGCCTCTGCCCGATCTGCTCTCCCTCGAGGGCGGCCCCGGGGTCGACCGCGACCTGCTTTCGGAAATCCTCGAGCTCGCCTTCCTGGGGAGCGAGAAGGCCGCCGACCTCGACCGCGCCATGGGTGACACGGGCCTCCCAGAATCGCGTTGGGACGGCCGGCTGTTCGCCGACGACCTGTTCCTCGCAGACTTCGTTCGCGAATCCCTCACCCTGGCCTTCGATGGCCATCGCTACCGGGTCAACGAGCGCTTCCTCCGCCGTGTCCTGGCCAATCCTCCGACCGACCTGGCGGCGGTGGAGTTCCGCCAGCAGATCCTCGGCGAGCTGGTCGCGCGGCCCCAGCTCGCCGAGAAGGCTCGGCAGCTCTATCGCCAACTGATCGTGCTGGTGTCGATGTTCAAAGCGCCGAATTCCGGCGCGCGCCTCGATACGGTTCTCTTCCGCCTCGACATCCTCAAGCAGTTGCGTCGCCTGGTCGGCGCCATGGTCGACGACTTCGCCGAAGCCCAGTCCGGCCTGCGGCGGCTGCACGAAGCCGGGCGGGCGACCCGCGCCAGCCGCGAGTTCCGCATCCTCGAAGCCCTCCTCGACCACCACGACCGGGCGGCCCGGCTGCGCATCGACGTCGACTTCGGTGCCGACGGCAAGATTCGCGACCTGCGCGTCGCCGAGCTCCTCGAGGACACCGCCAACCGCTTCCATCACGGTTTCGCGCGGCGTCTCTGGCTGCGTTTGAAGATGGCCCTGCGCGGCTACCGGCCGGACCGCGTCGAAATCCTCAAGCGGCTGGTCCTGCGGGTCTACCAGGACATCGCACCGGCGCTGCGACCGATCGTCCAGGTAGCCGGCCATCTCGAGGTCTACCTCACCGCCCTGCAGTTCGCCGAAAGCGCCCGCCAACGTGGCCTCGAGGTCTGCCTGCCGGCGATGGGGGGCGACGCCCTCCGCCTGTCAGGTTTGTTCAACCCCCTCTTGCTGGCCCGCGGCGAAACCCCGACCCCCAACCACCTGCAGGCCGCCACCGCCACCACCACCTTGATCACCGGCCCCAACTCGGGCGGCAAGACCCGCCTGCTGCAGGCCGTCGGCCTGGCCCAGATCCTCGCCCAAAGCGGCCTTTTCGTGCCCGCCGCCGAGGCCCAGATGCCGCTCGTCGACGGGCTCTTCGCCTCCCTGCTGCACAACGCTGCCGCCGACCAGTCGGAAGGCCGCCTGGGGACCGAGCTGGTGCGCATTCGAACCCTCTTCGAATCGGTCGGCTCCCGCTCCCTGGTGATCCTCGACGAGCTCTGCTCCGGCACCAATCCCTCGGAGGCCGAGGACATCATCGCGATGGTCCTCGAGCTGCTCGAGGAGCTCGCGCCCCTGGCCCTGATCAGCAGCCATTTTCTCGATTTCGTTCGCCGCCTCGAAGCCGCACCGCCGGTGCCCGGCCTGACCTTCCTGCAGGCCGAGATCGACGCCGCCGACCGACCGACCTATCAATTCCTCTCGGGGGTGGCGACCAGCTCGCTGGCGGCACAAACCGCCCGCCGCCTCGGCGTCACCTCCGAAAAGCTCGCCGCCCTGGTCCAGGACCAGCGCACGGCGAAGGTACCCAGCGAGGACTCACCATGTTCCGCCAAACCACCCGCCTCCTGA
- a CDS encoding transglutaminase family protein: MFSWRSSFWIVALIALGWSVHGATVVERSVAIEIRGDGKVREHESLRVRIEDRRDLALWRQHRVYLDDHRKLVSARGLLRMPDGEVRRGRRKNQDRVKLPSGNFHDSSQLLIMSFPEAVVGSVLEVRTEVEIEPYYPVESVLLSGELPVENLTVRLDGGGPSLYWKIEGDADPFDVQTLENGGLEISTTGLKPAADGPSVLRYSWASDPTWERVGQWYRELLSGVPEGGPEVARQARSLLSDSPRSTLEELTRFVQQSVRYVAVEVGIGGFQPSPPRLVLKRRWGDCKDKSMLLMEMLRAVGIDAFPALVRARQDAVDEDFPSPTQFNHLILAVPARQLATASGDAVGGGYLFVDPTQSMGGSRWLNPLLGGQLALVVGSSINDLVQIPVSAQAERRELEVNLTVDSSGDAVGELVLKLRGQAAVELLSAGPPDQMRVTGRSFVERRLSGVEIDRLDWLSKDDNGPFVELSATVRWSRLLIGHGGEFALRIPGLRLTPESRRLENEVGSVAPGQLGSVFDVTLPWPCQVAARRSVDSGDSPLGRFQQTIVQSEASRLRIHREGSLHRRWLGPSEVQALRRLIAVENRNLSRSLRLACKVP, translated from the coding sequence TTGTTCTCTTGGCGCAGTAGTTTCTGGATCGTCGCCCTGATAGCGCTCGGCTGGTCGGTGCACGGTGCCACTGTTGTCGAGCGGTCCGTTGCCATCGAGATCAGGGGTGACGGCAAGGTCAGGGAGCACGAGAGTCTTCGAGTGCGGATCGAAGACCGGCGAGACTTGGCTCTCTGGCGCCAGCACAGGGTCTACCTCGACGATCACCGGAAACTGGTCTCTGCCCGAGGCTTGCTCCGGATGCCCGATGGCGAGGTTCGACGAGGGCGTCGCAAGAACCAGGATCGGGTCAAGCTTCCGAGTGGAAACTTCCACGACTCGAGCCAACTTCTGATCATGAGTTTTCCGGAGGCCGTAGTCGGTTCTGTTCTGGAAGTGAGGACCGAGGTCGAGATAGAGCCCTACTATCCGGTCGAGTCGGTGCTGCTGTCCGGGGAGTTGCCAGTGGAGAACCTAACAGTTCGCCTCGATGGTGGAGGCCCCTCTTTATACTGGAAAATCGAGGGAGATGCTGATCCCTTCGATGTCCAAACCCTCGAGAACGGCGGGCTTGAAATCTCGACAACCGGGCTGAAGCCGGCTGCGGATGGGCCCTCGGTGTTGCGATATAGCTGGGCCAGTGATCCGACCTGGGAGCGAGTTGGGCAATGGTATCGAGAGCTGCTTTCAGGCGTCCCTGAAGGTGGCCCTGAAGTTGCGCGACAAGCCAGAAGCCTGCTGTCAGACAGTCCACGGTCAACCCTCGAGGAGCTCACCCGATTCGTCCAGCAGAGCGTGCGGTATGTCGCAGTCGAGGTCGGAATCGGTGGGTTTCAGCCGTCGCCGCCGAGGCTGGTTCTGAAGCGTCGTTGGGGGGACTGCAAAGACAAGTCGATGCTGCTCATGGAAATGTTGCGAGCGGTCGGAATCGACGCCTTTCCAGCACTGGTTCGCGCTCGCCAAGATGCCGTCGACGAGGACTTTCCGTCCCCGACACAGTTCAACCACTTGATTCTCGCGGTGCCGGCTCGGCAGCTGGCGACAGCCTCTGGAGATGCCGTTGGAGGCGGTTATCTGTTCGTCGACCCTACTCAGTCGATGGGAGGTAGCCGCTGGCTGAATCCGCTGCTGGGCGGTCAACTGGCTCTCGTGGTGGGATCGTCCATCAACGATCTGGTTCAGATCCCGGTTTCGGCGCAGGCAGAGCGCCGGGAGCTCGAGGTGAACCTGACGGTCGATTCATCAGGCGATGCCGTCGGAGAGTTGGTCCTCAAACTGCGGGGGCAAGCGGCTGTCGAGCTTCTCTCGGCAGGGCCGCCTGACCAGATGCGAGTCACTGGACGTTCGTTCGTGGAACGTCGGCTGTCGGGTGTCGAGATCGATCGCCTCGATTGGCTGTCGAAGGATGACAACGGACCCTTTGTAGAGCTTTCGGCCACCGTCCGCTGGTCCCGACTGCTCATTGGGCACGGTGGAGAATTTGCTCTCCGGATCCCGGGCTTGCGTCTCACTCCCGAGAGTCGCCGGTTGGAGAACGAGGTCGGAAGTGTCGCGCCCGGGCAGCTGGGTTCTGTCTTCGACGTGACTTTGCCTTGGCCTTGTCAGGTGGCGGCGCGACGATCGGTGGATTCGGGAGATTCTCCTTTGGGTCGCTTTCAGCAGACGATTGTTCAGTCGGAAGCGTCGCGGCTTCGAATCCATCGAGAAGGGTCTCTGCATCGCCGCTGGCTCGGACCGTCTGAGGTTCAAGCCCTGCGTCGGCTGATCGCAGTCGAGAACCGAAACCTATCCCGCAGCCTCAGGCTGGCTTGCAAGGTTCCGTGA
- a CDS encoding alpha/beta fold hydrolase, which translates to MFRQTTRLLTLLLLLASAAPLLADSPQQSAIDRLLELHGETERDRIERGVDQVAAAWTDSDGDLAEFVVAEFLPRGDQLEATFERFEWARERIDGYMTSMVRDLRRGVDLEIGPLLAIDHRLAAFNPSAHLTEDLYASKLAFIALLNFPRSTLEERLAEGDRWSRREWAERRLTGGFGSRVPAQIQQGITAAMSAADSYINGYNIHLHHLLTADGRRPFPEGLRLISHWGLRDELKGRYADPEGLEKQRLIQQVFERIVRQEIPAVVIDDPRFDWDPVANRVTLATGAEGQPSNARENDERYRHWLEIFRAQRAADTYSPDQPTFIARRFQSNREIPEAQVEALFDAVLSSPLGRQVAEEVSDRLGRPLEPFDIWYPGFKPGGGQDEAELDRLTRQRYPSADAFADDIPRILRELGFTGETAELAASHIVVEPSRGAGHAYGASRRDDNAHLRTRIGAQGMDYKGYNIAVHELGHNVEQVFSMTTIDHTLLQGVPNTAFTEALAFVFQERDLELLGLADGGGSGARDESILDTFWSTREIAGVALVDMKVWRWLYDHPEATPGELRQAVVTIAEEVWNHYFADLFGVRDVPLLAVYSHMIDAALYTPDYPLGHLIAFQIEEHFRSLGGPLGPEFERISRLGRLTPDAWMRQAVGSPLSAQPLLDATARILGETPPKTALSPDGVPIRYGVHGEGDTTLVLIHCWCCDATFWQSTVDRLAGAFRMITVDLAGHGLSGLNRDVFSIEAYGEDVAAVVRAEKVEQPILVGHSMGAFVMIEAARRLGPDRVQGLIAVDSLQNLEREFDQEQMAAYFEALETDFAAQVQRTVGPYFDPATDRQVVERVAANIGQGPLEVGVSSLQSIITYDAPAALAGTDLDLRLVASPIDPIEHATNRRHTRSFEAEVLPGVGHWPMFEKPDELAAALARMANDLIDDD; encoded by the coding sequence ATGTTCCGCCAAACCACCCGCCTCCTGACCCTTCTTCTGCTGCTGGCGAGCGCTGCTCCGCTCCTCGCCGACTCGCCGCAGCAGTCCGCCATCGATCGCCTCCTCGAGCTCCATGGCGAGACCGAACGCGACCGCATCGAGCGCGGCGTCGACCAGGTCGCTGCCGCCTGGACCGACTCCGACGGCGACCTGGCGGAGTTCGTCGTCGCCGAGTTCCTGCCCCGCGGCGACCAGCTCGAGGCCACCTTCGAGCGCTTCGAATGGGCCCGCGAACGCATCGACGGCTACATGACCTCGATGGTGCGCGATCTGCGCCGCGGCGTCGACCTCGAGATCGGGCCACTGCTCGCCATCGACCACCGGCTGGCCGCCTTCAACCCTTCGGCGCACCTGACGGAAGACCTCTACGCCAGCAAGCTGGCCTTCATCGCCCTGCTCAACTTCCCGCGCTCTACCCTCGAGGAGCGGCTCGCCGAAGGCGACCGCTGGAGCCGCCGGGAATGGGCCGAGCGCCGACTGACGGGAGGCTTCGGAAGCCGCGTGCCGGCGCAGATTCAACAGGGCATCACCGCCGCCATGTCGGCCGCCGACAGCTACATCAACGGCTACAACATCCACCTCCACCACCTCCTCACGGCGGACGGCCGGCGGCCCTTTCCGGAAGGTCTGCGGCTGATCAGCCACTGGGGCCTGCGGGACGAGCTCAAGGGTCGCTATGCCGACCCTGAAGGCCTCGAGAAACAGCGCCTCATCCAGCAGGTCTTCGAGCGCATCGTGCGCCAGGAAATTCCAGCGGTGGTGATCGATGACCCGCGCTTCGATTGGGACCCGGTGGCCAATCGGGTCACCCTGGCGACCGGAGCCGAGGGCCAGCCTTCGAACGCCCGCGAGAACGACGAGCGCTATCGCCACTGGCTCGAGATCTTCCGCGCCCAGCGCGCCGCGGACACCTACTCACCGGATCAGCCGACCTTCATCGCTCGCCGCTTCCAGTCCAACCGCGAGATTCCCGAAGCGCAGGTCGAAGCCCTGTTCGACGCCGTGCTCAGCTCGCCCCTCGGCCGTCAAGTAGCGGAAGAAGTATCGGACCGGCTCGGCCGCCCCCTCGAACCCTTCGACATCTGGTACCCGGGCTTCAAGCCCGGCGGCGGCCAGGACGAAGCCGAGCTCGACCGCCTCACCCGCCAGCGCTATCCCTCCGCCGATGCCTTTGCGGACGACATCCCGCGCATCCTGCGCGAGCTCGGCTTCACCGGGGAGACGGCGGAGCTGGCGGCCAGCCACATCGTGGTCGAGCCATCGCGCGGCGCCGGCCACGCCTACGGCGCCTCGCGGCGCGACGACAACGCCCATCTGCGCACCCGCATCGGCGCCCAGGGCATGGACTACAAGGGCTACAACATCGCGGTCCACGAGCTCGGCCACAACGTCGAGCAGGTGTTCTCGATGACCACCATCGACCACACCCTCCTCCAGGGGGTGCCCAACACCGCCTTCACGGAAGCCCTCGCCTTTGTCTTCCAGGAGCGCGACCTCGAGCTGCTCGGCCTCGCCGACGGAGGTGGCTCCGGCGCGCGGGACGAGTCGATCCTCGACACCTTCTGGTCGACCCGCGAAATCGCCGGGGTGGCGCTGGTCGACATGAAGGTCTGGCGCTGGCTCTACGACCATCCGGAGGCCACCCCAGGGGAGCTGCGGCAAGCGGTGGTCACGATCGCCGAGGAAGTTTGGAACCACTACTTCGCCGACCTCTTCGGAGTTCGCGATGTCCCTCTTCTCGCCGTCTATTCGCACATGATCGACGCCGCCCTCTACACTCCCGATTACCCCCTCGGCCATCTCATCGCCTTCCAGATCGAGGAGCACTTCCGCTCCCTCGGCGGTCCCCTGGGGCCCGAGTTCGAGCGCATTTCGCGCCTCGGCCGACTGACGCCCGATGCCTGGATGCGTCAAGCCGTCGGCTCGCCGCTCTCGGCCCAGCCGCTGCTCGACGCCACCGCCCGAATCCTCGGCGAAACGCCTCCGAAAACCGCGCTCTCGCCCGATGGCGTGCCGATTCGCTACGGCGTTCACGGGGAGGGCGACACCACCCTGGTCTTGATTCACTGCTGGTGCTGCGACGCCACCTTCTGGCAGTCGACCGTCGACCGGCTGGCCGGCGCCTTCCGGATGATCACCGTCGATCTCGCCGGCCACGGCCTGTCGGGCCTGAATCGGGACGTCTTCAGCATCGAAGCCTACGGTGAAGACGTCGCAGCGGTGGTGCGCGCCGAGAAGGTCGAGCAGCCGATCTTGGTCGGCCACTCGATGGGTGCCTTCGTGATGATCGAAGCGGCTCGTCGGCTGGGACCGGACCGGGTGCAGGGATTGATCGCCGTCGACTCGCTGCAGAACCTCGAACGCGAGTTCGATCAGGAGCAGATGGCCGCCTACTTCGAAGCCCTCGAAACCGACTTCGCGGCCCAGGTGCAGCGCACCGTCGGCCCCTACTTCGACCCCGCCACCGATCGCCAGGTGGTCGAGCGCGTCGCCGCCAACATCGGCCAGGGACCGCTCGAGGTCGGCGTCTCGTCCCTACAGTCGATCATCACCTACGACGCTCCGGCAGCACTCGCCGGCACCGACCTCGACCTGCGGCTGGTGGCTTCCCCGATCGACCCCATCGAGCACGCCACCAACCGCCGGCACACGCGCAGCTTCGAGGCCGAGGTGCTCCCCGGAGTCGGCCACTGGCCGATGTTCGAAAAGCCGGACGAGCTCGCCGCGGCCCTCGCCCGGATGGCGAACGACTTGATCGACGACGACTGA
- a CDS encoding DUF3857 domain-containing protein, with the protein MPGDSSAAREFAPVTAAERALESVAGFPSAPGVVLFERGYCRFRDDSRHKTSRLEVEVRIKILDPRGVEILGEVEIEHDRSRRLSELEARAVHPDGLVDMLGPESIFEEARSQLAGRYVTKIAFPGLRVGSIIDYRYTLQWNSSWWLEPWIFGREIPTLRSEITYAVPEDLGVKPWPRVVPGVFVNGAKDRTPEGRILRFWVENLPPIPEEPLSPPAVDVSTHVVLLPTEVAATGGPLPLMGSWESSLAMLRRSHKVAQRDNRKVRRQSKKMVRELSGTRERVQALWRFVRDEVDTSGSWGVFAGEPTLDEVFENKGGPAAHKALLLHEMLEAIDVPSKLVLVANRRLGEINREMPNPFQFLHVLVLVSLEDQPLFLDPVNRFVDFGEIQAGFEGTPGLVLPNREPKFVELPRSSAEDSERFARTRWSIDTAGGVSGVGELLLTGHEAAAQRLLDLFGDSEERWSEVLSENLPRFEVFEISVSETSLKGYQVSWRVRLRDEEILGDEVRLQPSRPLGLTIQPFVLPPHERRTAVRLDFARTERLESTITWPEGWSMTAIPEDHFSASRVGRSSQSVELDRVGRQATWVRVVEIRQPEVDPGGPYAALRQLYEATVQGDAQAFVLLAQ; encoded by the coding sequence ATGCCGGGGGACTCCTCGGCTGCGCGGGAATTTGCTCCCGTAACTGCAGCCGAGCGAGCCTTGGAATCGGTTGCTGGCTTCCCTTCGGCGCCTGGAGTCGTGCTCTTCGAACGGGGCTATTGCCGATTTCGAGACGATTCCCGACACAAGACGTCGCGGCTCGAGGTCGAGGTGCGGATCAAGATCCTTGATCCGAGGGGCGTCGAAATCCTCGGAGAAGTCGAGATCGAGCATGACAGGAGCCGGCGTCTGAGCGAGCTTGAGGCGCGAGCGGTGCACCCCGACGGTCTGGTCGACATGCTCGGTCCAGAGTCCATCTTCGAGGAAGCGAGATCTCAGCTTGCGGGTCGGTACGTGACGAAGATTGCTTTTCCAGGCCTCCGGGTGGGGTCGATCATCGATTACCGATACACCCTTCAGTGGAACAGTTCATGGTGGCTTGAACCATGGATATTCGGTCGCGAGATTCCGACTTTACGGTCTGAAATCACCTATGCAGTACCGGAGGATCTGGGCGTCAAGCCATGGCCACGGGTAGTGCCTGGGGTGTTCGTGAACGGAGCGAAGGACAGAACGCCCGAGGGGCGGATTCTTCGCTTCTGGGTTGAGAATTTGCCTCCGATTCCCGAAGAGCCGCTGTCGCCTCCGGCGGTCGACGTTTCCACCCATGTTGTCCTGCTACCGACCGAAGTCGCTGCGACCGGCGGACCGCTTCCCTTGATGGGTAGCTGGGAAAGCTCGTTGGCCATGCTGCGTCGTAGCCACAAGGTGGCGCAGAGGGACAACAGAAAGGTCCGCCGTCAGAGCAAGAAGATGGTGCGTGAGCTGTCCGGTACTCGGGAGCGTGTCCAGGCCCTTTGGCGATTCGTTCGGGACGAAGTTGACACCTCCGGTAGCTGGGGAGTATTCGCCGGCGAGCCGACACTGGACGAAGTTTTCGAGAACAAGGGAGGGCCGGCCGCCCACAAGGCTCTCCTGTTACATGAAATGCTGGAAGCGATCGATGTCCCGAGCAAACTCGTCCTGGTGGCGAACCGGAGACTTGGTGAGATCAATCGAGAGATGCCGAACCCGTTTCAGTTTCTGCACGTGCTGGTCTTGGTCTCGCTCGAGGACCAACCACTGTTTCTCGATCCCGTGAACCGGTTTGTGGACTTCGGAGAGATTCAGGCAGGGTTCGAGGGCACTCCCGGTCTGGTTCTCCCTAATCGAGAACCGAAGTTTGTGGAGCTGCCGAGGTCGTCGGCCGAGGACAGTGAACGGTTTGCTCGGACTCGGTGGAGTATCGATACTGCCGGCGGGGTTTCGGGAGTTGGTGAGCTGCTTCTTACGGGTCACGAAGCTGCAGCGCAACGATTGCTCGACCTTTTCGGAGATTCAGAGGAGCGCTGGTCCGAAGTCTTGAGTGAGAATCTTCCGCGCTTCGAGGTCTTCGAGATTTCGGTCTCGGAGACCTCGCTCAAGGGTTATCAGGTGAGCTGGAGGGTCCGTCTGCGGGACGAGGAGATCTTGGGCGATGAAGTTCGATTGCAGCCAAGTAGGCCCCTTGGGCTGACCATCCAACCTTTTGTCCTGCCGCCTCACGAAAGGCGCACGGCGGTGAGGCTCGACTTCGCTCGCACCGAGAGGCTCGAATCGACGATCACCTGGCCTGAGGGCTGGTCGATGACGGCGATTCCGGAAGACCACTTTTCGGCGAGCCGAGTTGGCAGGTCGAGCCAAAGTGTCGAGCTCGACCGGGTCGGGCGCCAAGCCACCTGGGTCCGTGTCGTGGAGATCAGGCAGCCCGAGGTCGATCCGGGAGGCCCGTATGCCGCGCTTCGGCAGCTCTATGAGGCCACGGTGCAGGGAGATGCTCAGGCTTTTGTTCTCTTGGCGCAGTAG
- a CDS encoding FkbM family methyltransferase, with translation MLTSLRRWVRRSSGEGDSLGSLPAFFAGLKGRGFAPRHVLDVGANEASWSRTASRFFPDARFTLIEPRREMAPALEKFCGESPGRRWIAAGAAGRCGESVLAVAPDGGSSSFLPGAEGAAAVGWEARTVPLVTLASVCDATQPPPDLVKLDVEGLELEVLEAAGPLLGESELFVLETSWFRFRPEQPIFTEVVAFMDNYGYVPYDICWCLRRPRDGALGLVDVAFARRHGALRVSNGWE, from the coding sequence ATGCTGACCTCCCTCAGGAGGTGGGTTCGGCGCTCCTCCGGCGAAGGCGATTCGCTGGGCTCCCTGCCCGCCTTCTTCGCCGGCCTGAAGGGGCGCGGCTTCGCGCCGCGCCACGTCCTCGACGTCGGGGCCAATGAGGCTTCTTGGAGCCGTACCGCCAGCCGGTTCTTCCCCGATGCCCGCTTCACCCTGATCGAGCCGCGGCGAGAGATGGCGCCGGCCCTCGAGAAGTTCTGCGGAGAGTCGCCGGGTCGGCGCTGGATCGCCGCCGGCGCCGCTGGCCGCTGTGGCGAGTCGGTGCTGGCGGTGGCGCCGGATGGCGGCAGCTCGTCCTTCCTTCCCGGCGCCGAAGGCGCGGCCGCCGTCGGCTGGGAGGCGCGCACGGTACCGCTGGTCACCCTGGCTTCGGTGTGCGACGCAACCCAGCCGCCGCCGGACCTGGTCAAGCTCGACGTCGAGGGCCTCGAGCTGGAAGTGCTGGAAGCCGCCGGTCCGCTGCTCGGCGAGAGCGAGCTTTTCGTCCTCGAGACCTCCTGGTTTCGCTTTCGCCCGGAGCAGCCGATCTTCACAGAAGTCGTGGCTTTCATGGATAATTACGGCTACGTGCCCTACGACATCTGCTGGTGTCTGCGACGACCCCGCGACGGCGCCCTCGGCCTGGTCGACGTCGCCTTCGCGCGGCGTCATGGCGCGCTGCGGGTCTCGAACGGTTGGGAGTGA